Below is a window of Rhizobium jaguaris DNA.
ACTCTCCCTGCCGCGCACGACGATCTACCGTATCCTCAACACGCTGCAGGGCCACGACATGGTGCGCCGTGACGACAATGGCAGCTACACGCTTGGCCGACGACTGCTAACGCTCGCCTCGCATGTTGTCGCCAGCGTCAGCGACATCGATATCGCCGCCATCGGCCAGCCTTTCCTCGACCGGCTTTCGGCCGAGCTCGGCGAAGGCAGCAAGCTTTCGGTGATCGACCAGGACGGCATATTGGTGGTGGCAGCCTCGCAGGGGCGACGCGAATATGCACTGACCGTAGCCCCCGGCCAACGTATGCCGATCCATGCCGGCGCGGCCAGCAAGCTGCTGTTGGCGCATCTGCCGGCGGACGAGCTGGCCATCTGGCTGGCCAAGCCGCTGATCGGCTACACGCCGAAATCGATCACCGATCCGAAGCGGCTGGCAAGCGAGCTTGTCCGCATCAAACGTCTCGGCTGGGCACAGGATCGCGGCGAAAACGCCCCGAGCATCCACGCCTTTGCCGCCCCGGTCTTCACCAAGACGGGACGGCTGGCGGCAGCGATCAGCGTGCCGTTCCTGGCGGGGGCCGAACCGAGCCGCATGGAGGAAATCCGAATTGCTGCCATCGACGCAGCGCGGGCGATGAGCGAGGCCATGCCGGTCTAACAGCTACCAGCGCGTGATCCCAAAAACCGTGAAGCGATTTTTGGATCAGATCATGCGCCAAGACGAAACAGGAGGAGCAATGAAAATCGTCGACGTCAAATGCGCCATCATCGGCAAGAGCCCGATCGTGCGGATCGTCACCGATAAAGGCATTTCCGGCTACGGCCAGGCAGAGACCTGGAAGCCCTATCTGAAACCGCACATTCTCGCCTTTCGCGACGCGCTGATCGGCGAAGACCCGACGAATGTCGAACGCTGCGTGCTGAAGATCCGCCAGCGTGGCGGCTTTAAACCTTGGGGTTCGGCGGTCAGCGTCATCGAAATGGCGCTCTGGGATATCGCCGGCAAGGCGGCAGGCGTCGCCGTCCACAAGCTGCTCGGCGGCCGAGTGCGCGACCGCGTCCGCGTCTATAACGGCTCCATCCGCTTCCCGCTCGCCGGCCACCGCCCGGAAGACCTCGCGGACGATCTCAAGAAGATGATGGCCTTGCCTGAGGGTTTCACCATCATCAAACAACCGATCGGCTTTCATTCGCCGATGAAACGCGAGATTCCGAATTTTTACTACGGCGAACCGAACGCCAGCCCCTTCCACGGTGCGCTCGACCGCGGCCCGATCACGGAGAAAGGCTTGCGTCATTTCGTCGATTGCGTCGCCGCCATGAAAGAGGTCGCCGGCGACACGATCGGTCTGGCGCTAGATTGCGGCCCCGGCTGGATGCTGCCCGACGCCATCCGGTTGGCCCGCATGCTGGAGCCTTACAATCTGCTCTGGATCGAAGACCTCTTGACCGGCGACTATACGCCCTGGGTCAACGCCGGAGTCTACCGCGAACTGACCCGCGTCAGCACCACGCCGATCCACACCGGCGAGCAGATTTATCTGCGCCAGAACTTCAAGGAGCTGATCGAAACCCAGGCCGTCAACGTGCTCGGCCCCGATCCGGCCGACGTCGGCGGCATCGCCGAGCTCAAATGGATCGCCGAATATGCCGACCTGCATTCGATCCTGTTCGCGCCGCATGGCACCGCCAACGGCCTGCTCGGATTGGCCGCCTTGATACAGGTTTCGGCCACGCTTCCCGCCAACTTCATCGCCTTCGAATATACGACCGGCGATCCCGACTGGTGGTACGACATCGTCGAAGGACTGCCGGAGGTGATCGTCAAGAACGGCTTCATCGATGTCATCGATCGCCCCGGCATGGGCGTCGATCTCATCCCGGAAAAAGCCAAGCGCTATCTCGCCGAGGACGATCGCGACTTTTTCGCCTGATTTTCAGCCCTGCTCACAACGGGAAGGCCGAGCGCGCTAAGCACGATAAGCTCCCTCTCCCCGCTTGCGGGGAGAGGGTTGGGGTGAGGGGCCAGGCGAGGAGTTCCGACAAACCGGAAATCGCCTGACCAGCACCTATATAGCTAGCTATCGATTAGCTCCTTTTGAGCTTTGCCTTCCCCTCGTCCACCAGCTTCTGCGCTGCTTCGGCAACCGTGATCTTGCCGAAAGCGAGCTGATCTGCGACCGGGCGCATGACGTTCTGGTCGAATTCGGTCGAGCCGAGCGGTGCGGGCACGGGATAGGCACCGACCTGATCCTTCAATAGATCGACATATTTCACCGTCTGCTGCTCGGTCGGATTGAGCGTCGGCAGGATGGCGGCGCGAACGGCCGGCGACATCGGCACGCCACGCTCGACGCCGAGAATCTTGCCGGCGTCGATATCATTGACGAAGAAGTCGATGAATTTCGCAGCGGCTTCGCCATTCTTGGTGGTGGCGCCGACGCTCCAGATCAGAGCGGGGCGGTAGTAGTGG
It encodes the following:
- a CDS encoding IclR family transcriptional regulator, with amino-acid sequence MIDDTNETAGSKHTIPVIDRMMDVLGQLERRSNGATIRELTAQLSLPRTTIYRILNTLQGHDMVRRDDNGSYTLGRRLLTLASHVVASVSDIDIAAIGQPFLDRLSAELGEGSKLSVIDQDGILVVAASQGRREYALTVAPGQRMPIHAGAASKLLLAHLPADELAIWLAKPLIGYTPKSITDPKRLASELVRIKRLGWAQDRGENAPSIHAFAAPVFTKTGRLAAAISVPFLAGAEPSRMEEIRIAAIDAARAMSEAMPV
- a CDS encoding mandelate racemase/muconate lactonizing enzyme family protein encodes the protein MKIVDVKCAIIGKSPIVRIVTDKGISGYGQAETWKPYLKPHILAFRDALIGEDPTNVERCVLKIRQRGGFKPWGSAVSVIEMALWDIAGKAAGVAVHKLLGGRVRDRVRVYNGSIRFPLAGHRPEDLADDLKKMMALPEGFTIIKQPIGFHSPMKREIPNFYYGEPNASPFHGALDRGPITEKGLRHFVDCVAAMKEVAGDTIGLALDCGPGWMLPDAIRLARMLEPYNLLWIEDLLTGDYTPWVNAGVYRELTRVSTTPIHTGEQIYLRQNFKELIETQAVNVLGPDPADVGGIAELKWIAEYADLHSILFAPHGTANGLLGLAALIQVSATLPANFIAFEYTTGDPDWWYDIVEGLPEVIVKNGFIDVIDRPGMGVDLIPEKAKRYLAEDDRDFFA